A window from Nasonia vitripennis strain AsymCx chromosome 2 unlocalized genomic scaffold, Nvit_psr_1.1 chr2_random0010, whole genome shotgun sequence encodes these proteins:
- the LOC100120541 gene encoding uncharacterized protein LOC100120541 isoform X2, giving the protein MREISNISQFPLKAIFAIHFILVTWAIEGWSSSSMIFYNTLFFICIFWAIHSAESDEPIQFALFISIAAEFFDFINLSVSSPFSGSSFTKFSASMVIINMIVRILTIMYLIKIGQSRGLGRQEYEDISHPVPQNSDFASI; this is encoded by the exons ATGAGGGAGATCTCGAATATATCACAGTTTCCTTTAAAG GCTATTTTTGCTATACACTTTATACTTGTCACCTG GGCTATAGAAGGATGGTCCTCAAGTTCAATGATATTTTATAACACACTATTTTTTATCTGCATATTCTGGGCAATTCACAGTGCAGAATCAGATGAGCCAATTCAATTT GCATTGTTCATCAGTATAGCAGCAGAGTTCTTTGATTTCATAAATCTATCAGTCAGTTCTCCCTTTAGCGGCA GTTCATTCACAAAGTTTAGCGCCAGCATGGTGATAATAAACATGATTGTACGAATATTGACAATTATGTACTTAATTAAAATTGGACAATCTAGAG GCCTTGGCCGACAAGAGTATGAGGATATTTCTCATCCAGTTCCGCAGAACTCTGATTTCGCCAGCATTTAA
- the LOC100120541 gene encoding uncharacterized protein LOC100120541 isoform X1, with amino-acid sequence MREISNISQFPLKAIFAIHFILVTWAIEGWSSSSMIFYNTLFFICIFWAIHSAESDEPIQFALFISIAAEFFDFINLSVSSPFSGSSFTKFSASMVIINMIVRILTIMYLIKIGQSRGGSLSTMFASPAMGLGRQEYEDISHPVPQNSDFASI; translated from the exons ATGAGGGAGATCTCGAATATATCACAGTTTCCTTTAAAG GCTATTTTTGCTATACACTTTATACTTGTCACCTG GGCTATAGAAGGATGGTCCTCAAGTTCAATGATATTTTATAACACACTATTTTTTATCTGCATATTCTGGGCAATTCACAGTGCAGAATCAGATGAGCCAATTCAATTT GCATTGTTCATCAGTATAGCAGCAGAGTTCTTTGATTTCATAAATCTATCAGTCAGTTCTCCCTTTAGCGGCA GTTCATTCACAAAGTTTAGCGCCAGCATGGTGATAATAAACATGATTGTACGAATATTGACAATTATGTACTTAATTAAAATTGGACAATCTAGAGGTGGGAGCCTTTCTACAATGTTTGCAAGCCCTGCGATGG GCCTTGGCCGACAAGAGTATGAGGATATTTCTCATCCAGTTCCGCAGAACTCTGATTTCGCCAGCATTTAA